A DNA window from Streptomyces canus contains the following coding sequences:
- the kdpA gene encoding potassium-transporting ATPase subunit KdpA: protein MSPFLAGVLQLLALIAALALAYRPLGDYMARVYSSDQHLRVEKWIYKGIGANPNAEMRWPAYLRGVLAFSAVSVLFLYVLQRVQGSLPGSLGFSSIDPDQAFNTAASFVSNTNWQSYYGEQAMGHVVQTGGLAVQNFLSAAVGIAVAVALVRGFARSRTGELGNFWADMVRGVVRILLPLSVIAAIVLVACGAIQNFSGIHSVGQFMGGSQEWNGGAVASQEAIKEVGTNGGGYFNANSAHPFENPNAFANLFEIFLILLIPFALTRTFGRMVGSLRQGYAILATMATIWVGFICLMWWTEFAHHGPAFEIAGGAMEGKEARFGIGASSIFSISTTLTSTGAVDSFHSSNTGLGGGLNLLGMQLGEIAPGGTGSGLYGMLIMGVIAVFIAGLMVGRTPEYLGKKIGTREIKFAACYILITPALVLIFTAAAMALPTPGNSMTNSGAHGFSEILYAYTSGANNNGSAFAGLNADTQWFNTTIGIVMLLGRFLPMVFVLALAGSLAEQQPVPATAGTLRTEKPLFTGLLVGAILIITGLTYFPALALGPLAEGLAS from the coding sequence ATGAGCCCCTTCCTCGCCGGTGTGCTCCAGCTGCTCGCGCTGATCGCGGCGCTGGCCCTGGCATACCGCCCGCTCGGCGACTACATGGCCCGGGTCTACTCCTCCGACCAGCACCTGCGTGTCGAGAAGTGGATCTACAAGGGCATCGGCGCCAACCCGAACGCCGAGATGCGCTGGCCCGCCTATCTGCGCGGTGTCCTCGCCTTCTCCGCGGTGAGTGTTCTCTTCCTGTATGTGTTGCAGCGGGTGCAGGGCAGCCTGCCCGGCTCGCTGGGCTTCTCCTCGATCGACCCGGACCAGGCGTTCAACACCGCCGCGTCCTTCGTGTCGAACACCAACTGGCAGTCGTACTACGGCGAGCAGGCCATGGGGCACGTCGTGCAGACCGGCGGCCTGGCGGTGCAGAACTTCCTCTCCGCCGCCGTCGGTATCGCCGTCGCGGTGGCACTCGTACGAGGATTCGCCCGCTCCCGCACCGGTGAGCTGGGCAACTTCTGGGCCGACATGGTGCGCGGTGTCGTCCGCATCCTGCTGCCGCTCTCCGTGATCGCTGCGATCGTGCTCGTGGCCTGCGGTGCCATCCAGAACTTCTCCGGGATTCATTCCGTGGGCCAGTTCATGGGCGGCTCGCAGGAGTGGAACGGCGGCGCGGTTGCCTCGCAGGAGGCCATCAAGGAGGTGGGCACCAACGGCGGCGGTTACTTCAACGCCAACAGCGCCCACCCCTTCGAGAACCCCAACGCGTTTGCCAACCTCTTCGAGATCTTCCTGATCCTGCTGATCCCGTTCGCGCTGACGCGGACCTTCGGCCGGATGGTCGGCTCGCTGCGCCAGGGTTACGCGATCCTCGCGACGATGGCGACCATCTGGGTCGGCTTCATCTGCCTGATGTGGTGGACCGAGTTCGCTCACCACGGCCCGGCGTTCGAGATCGCGGGCGGGGCGATGGAGGGCAAGGAGGCCCGCTTCGGCATCGGTGCCTCGTCGATCTTCTCGATCTCCACGACGCTCACCTCGACCGGTGCGGTGGACTCCTTCCACTCGTCCAACACAGGTCTTGGCGGCGGGCTGAATCTGCTGGGCATGCAGCTCGGTGAGATCGCGCCCGGCGGTACCGGCTCCGGCTTGTACGGCATGCTGATCATGGGGGTCATCGCGGTGTTCATCGCGGGTCTGATGGTCGGCCGCACGCCCGAGTACCTGGGCAAGAAGATCGGCACCCGCGAGATCAAGTTCGCGGCCTGCTACATCCTCATCACCCCGGCACTGGTGCTCATCTTCACCGCGGCGGCGATGGCGCTCCCGACGCCCGGCAACTCGATGACCAACTCGGGCGCGCACGGTTTCTCCGAAATCCTGTACGCGTACACCTCGGGCGCCAACAACAACGGCTCGGCCTTCGCCGGTCTGAACGCGGACACGCAGTGGTTCAACACCACGATCGGCATCGTGATGCTGCTCGGGCGGTTCCTGCCGATGGTGTTCGTGCTGGCGCTGGCGGGTTCGCTGGCCGAGCAGCAGCCGGTGCCGGCCACCGCGGGCACGCTGCGTACCGAGAAGCCGCTGTTCACCGGGCTGTTGGTGGGCGCGATTCTGATCATCACCGGTCTGACCTACTTCCCGGCGCTGGCGCTGGGGCCGCTCGCTGAAGGGCTGGCGTCATGA
- the kdpF gene encoding K(+)-transporting ATPase subunit F gives MTAENVVGLIVAVTLLGYLVLALVFPERF, from the coding sequence GTGACCGCCGAAAATGTCGTCGGCCTGATCGTGGCCGTCACCCTGCTGGGCTATCTCGTCCTCGCCCTGGTGTTCCCGGAGAGGTTCTGA
- a CDS encoding NADP-dependent oxidoreductase — translation MDHATSPSTMRAVSQDAAGAPEVLKVVETQRPVPGRGEILVRVHAAGVNPADWKTRARGVFATGARPPFTLGFDVAGVVEAVGDGVTLFQVGDEVFGMPRFPHPAGAYAEYVAAPARHFAPRPKGLDHIQAGALPLASLTAWQALVDTASVQSGQRVLIHAAAGGVGHLAVQIAKARGAYVIGTASAAKHELLRSLGADELIDYRTQDFTETLRDVDVVLDALGGPNWARSLQTLRLGGTLISILPLDDTFPAKEAEAAGIRAVFMLVEPDHAGLREITSLVEGGRLRVIVDEVFPLEEAGRAHTLGETGRTTGKIVLSITP, via the coding sequence ATGGACCACGCCACCAGCCCCTCGACCATGCGCGCCGTCTCCCAGGACGCCGCCGGAGCCCCGGAGGTCCTCAAGGTCGTCGAGACGCAGCGTCCGGTCCCGGGCCGGGGCGAGATCCTGGTCCGGGTGCACGCGGCAGGCGTGAACCCAGCCGATTGGAAGACCCGCGCGCGCGGCGTGTTCGCCACCGGGGCCAGGCCGCCGTTCACCCTGGGCTTCGACGTCGCTGGGGTGGTCGAGGCGGTCGGCGATGGGGTGACACTCTTCCAGGTCGGCGACGAGGTGTTCGGGATGCCGCGCTTCCCTCACCCGGCGGGCGCCTACGCCGAGTACGTGGCCGCCCCGGCCCGGCACTTCGCCCCGCGCCCCAAGGGCCTGGACCACATCCAGGCCGGTGCCCTGCCGCTGGCCTCGCTGACCGCTTGGCAGGCCCTGGTGGACACCGCGAGCGTCCAGTCCGGCCAGCGCGTCCTGATCCACGCCGCCGCCGGAGGCGTCGGCCACCTGGCCGTGCAGATTGCCAAGGCCCGCGGCGCGTACGTCATCGGCACGGCCAGCGCTGCCAAGCACGAGCTGCTGCGCTCGCTGGGCGCCGACGAGCTGATCGACTACCGCACCCAGGACTTCACCGAGACCCTCCGCGACGTCGATGTCGTCCTGGACGCCCTCGGCGGCCCCAACTGGGCTCGGTCCCTGCAAACGCTGCGGCTGGGCGGCACGTTGATCTCGATCCTGCCGCTGGACGACACCTTCCCCGCCAAGGAGGCCGAAGCGGCCGGTATCCGGGCGGTGTTCATGCTCGTCGAGCCCGACCATGCGGGGTTGCGCGAGATCACTTCCCTGGTCGAGGGCGGCCGCCTGCGCGTGATTGTCGACGAGGTCTTCCCCCTCGAAGAAGCCGGCCGGGCCCACACGCTGGGTGAGACCGGCCGCACCACCGGCAAGATCGTCCTCTCCATCACCCCCTGA
- a CDS encoding GlxA family transcriptional regulator yields the protein MHHVGVLALDGVVPFELGIPARIFGAARDGTGNRLYSVTTCSLDGRPVRTEADYQLTVSHDASLLATVDTVVIPPSHALGPIREEGRLPDTLREALAAIRPGTRIVAICTDTYVLAAAGLLDGRPATTHWREADRLQRMFTTARINPDVLFIDDGEILTSAGVAAGIDLCLHIVRRDHGSDIANEVARSCVVPPWRDGGQAQYIQRPVPDPTASGTAPTQAWVMERLSEPVTLADMAAHANVSLRTFTRRFRNEVGTSPGQWLIRQRVDLARHLLETTDWPVDLVADRAGFGTGVSLRQHLHAAIGVTPQAYRRTFRPTPATARQAAVGSALGTFELAQNADIPVGTAPDLAPPTAGAGEPPPSDGSGQ from the coding sequence ATGCACCACGTTGGCGTTCTGGCCCTGGACGGCGTCGTCCCCTTCGAGCTCGGCATCCCCGCGCGGATCTTCGGCGCCGCCCGCGACGGCACGGGCAACCGGCTCTACTCCGTGACCACGTGCAGCCTGGACGGCCGCCCCGTCCGCACCGAAGCCGACTACCAGCTCACCGTCTCCCATGACGCCTCCCTGCTGGCCACCGTCGACACCGTCGTCATTCCGCCCTCCCACGCGCTGGGCCCCATCCGGGAGGAGGGCCGCCTGCCCGACACCCTGCGCGAGGCCCTGGCCGCCATCCGCCCCGGAACCCGGATCGTGGCGATCTGCACCGACACCTACGTGCTGGCCGCCGCGGGACTGCTCGACGGCCGCCCCGCCACCACCCACTGGCGCGAGGCCGACCGTCTGCAGCGCATGTTCACCACCGCGCGCATCAACCCCGACGTCCTCTTCATCGACGACGGCGAGATCCTCACCTCCGCGGGGGTCGCCGCCGGCATCGACCTGTGCCTGCACATCGTCCGCCGCGACCACGGCAGCGACATCGCCAACGAGGTCGCCCGCTCCTGCGTCGTACCGCCCTGGCGCGACGGCGGCCAGGCCCAGTACATCCAGCGCCCCGTCCCCGACCCCACTGCCTCCGGCACCGCCCCCACACAGGCGTGGGTCATGGAACGCCTCTCTGAACCCGTCACCCTGGCTGACATGGCCGCCCACGCCAACGTCAGCCTGCGTACCTTCACCCGCCGCTTCCGCAACGAGGTCGGCACCAGCCCCGGCCAGTGGCTCATCCGCCAGCGCGTCGACCTGGCCCGGCACCTGCTGGAGACCACTGACTGGCCCGTCGACCTGGTCGCCGACCGCGCCGGATTCGGCACCGGTGTCTCCCTGCGCCAGCACCTTCATGCCGCCATCGGGGTCACACCCCAGGCATACCGCCGCACCTTCCGCCCCACACCCGCAACTGCCCGACAAGCCGCAGTTGGATCAGCTCTTGGCACCTTCGAGTTGGCGCAGAACGCGGATATTCCGGTCGGTACCGCCCCCGACCTCGCGCCTCCCACGGCCGGGGCGGGCGAGCCCCCGCCCAGCGACGGTTCAGGTCAGTAG
- a CDS encoding aminotransferase class IV — MPKVVAAGLGTREGGGVIDRVEVNGAEADNEDLKVLARANYSHFSSMQVRDRAVRGLDLHLKRLDDSTRELFGTGLDADRVCSVVRHALHASPDAVTLRVTVFSRHQDAVLRGEDVNPDLAVTTSAPITARTSPVRLRTVEYERDLPHVKHAGTFGLSLRRRRAVLAGYDDMLFTDRNGRISEASISNIGFFDGERVIWPEAAVLPGITMQLLQRGLAAKGIPSDRREIHLRDLGVWASDALALAAFLSNSISPAVPVAGIDEAALTVDPDVRDLLVNCYETNPWQTV, encoded by the coding sequence GTGCCTAAGGTGGTGGCCGCGGGGCTGGGTACGCGCGAGGGAGGGGGCGTCATCGACCGGGTGGAAGTCAACGGTGCCGAAGCGGACAACGAGGACCTGAAGGTGCTCGCGCGGGCCAACTACTCGCATTTCTCCTCGATGCAGGTGCGGGACAGAGCAGTCCGAGGACTGGATCTGCACCTGAAGCGGCTGGACGACAGTACGCGGGAGCTGTTCGGAACGGGCCTGGACGCCGATCGGGTGTGCTCCGTTGTGCGGCACGCGCTCCATGCTTCCCCGGACGCGGTGACGCTTCGGGTGACCGTCTTCAGCCGCCACCAGGATGCCGTGCTGCGCGGCGAGGACGTGAATCCGGACTTGGCCGTGACGACGAGCGCTCCCATCACGGCGCGGACCTCACCGGTGCGGCTGCGGACAGTGGAGTACGAGCGGGACCTTCCCCACGTCAAGCACGCCGGGACGTTCGGACTCAGCCTTCGCCGACGCCGGGCGGTGCTCGCCGGATACGACGACATGCTGTTCACCGATCGCAACGGCCGCATCAGCGAGGCCTCGATCTCGAACATCGGCTTCTTCGACGGCGAGCGTGTCATCTGGCCCGAGGCCGCCGTACTGCCGGGAATCACGATGCAACTGCTGCAGCGAGGACTGGCGGCCAAGGGCATCCCGTCCGACCGGCGTGAGATCCACCTTCGCGACCTCGGAGTCTGGGCGTCCGACGCCCTCGCCCTCGCAGCGTTCCTCTCGAACTCCATCTCGCCGGCCGTCCCGGTCGCGGGTATCGACGAGGCGGCGTTGACCGTCGATCCCGACGTGAGGGACCTGCTCGTGAACTGCTACGAGACCAATCCCTGGCAAACCGTGTAG
- a CDS encoding LytR C-terminal domain-containing protein, which produces MENGTGIDGRAAQVAQALKDGGFSQDTSTGNGTPSATTLLTYPSARMPQAQAVAKALGLPSSALIRAAAPASCW; this is translated from the coding sequence GTGGAGAACGGCACCGGGATCGACGGCCGTGCGGCGCAGGTCGCGCAGGCCCTCAAGGATGGTGGCTTCAGCCAGGACACCAGTACCGGCAATGGCACCCCGTCCGCAACCACCCTGCTCACCTACCCCTCGGCGCGCATGCCGCAGGCGCAGGCGGTCGCCAAGGCGCTGGGGCTGCCGTCCTCCGCCCTGATTCGGGCAGCGGCACCGGCATCGTGCTGGTGA
- a CDS encoding peptidoglycan-binding domain-containing protein, whose amino-acid sequence MFERVTGTTLLPINTGGNMALRKRVLAAAAAIATGGVLALAPTPASASVSQGYVIGVGAATDDWGDEGPLSASQHSKSYAVGLWQWVLWAEGVKEPNGTQFDMGDIDCRFGSTTTYATKQLQARWHLSQDGIVGKDTFSRADNELVLFAGGAIDDVTYGGNDGEIGFWRDELGQYNFPVVYEDNEYLTASYANAPAEACQYGS is encoded by the coding sequence ATGTTTGAGCGCGTCACCGGAACGACACTGCTGCCGATCAACACGGGGGGAAACATGGCACTTCGCAAGCGAGTTCTCGCGGCTGCAGCCGCCATCGCCACCGGAGGCGTACTGGCTCTGGCTCCCACGCCCGCATCGGCGTCCGTCTCTCAGGGCTACGTCATAGGCGTGGGCGCGGCCACGGATGACTGGGGAGACGAGGGGCCGCTGTCGGCGTCGCAGCACTCCAAATCCTACGCCGTGGGACTTTGGCAGTGGGTGCTGTGGGCGGAGGGAGTGAAGGAGCCGAACGGGACACAGTTCGACATGGGAGACATCGACTGCCGTTTCGGCTCGACCACCACCTATGCGACCAAGCAACTCCAGGCTCGATGGCACCTCAGCCAGGACGGGATTGTCGGCAAGGACACCTTCAGCAGAGCAGACAATGAACTGGTCCTCTTTGCGGGTGGTGCGATTGATGATGTCACCTACGGTGGAAACGATGGTGAGATAGGGTTCTGGCGCGATGAGTTGGGTCAGTACAACTTTCCGGTGGTTTACGAAGACAACGAGTACCTCACAGCCAGTTATGCAAATGCCCCTGCCGAGGCATGCCAATACGGCAGCTGA
- a CDS encoding transposase family protein, which yields MSSSPIPAGLGQLAGSDPARSDELHDLLDRLRRLPDPRRLRGRRHPLSYVLALAACGVLAGAKSLTAIEGPDSGPSLDQRSAPATAASFATATLLDQTRRTTERHSARYQCAV from the coding sequence GTGTCATCATCGCCCATTCCTGCAGGGCTGGGCCAACTCGCCGGATCCGATCCGGCCCGCTCCGATGAACTGCACGACCTGCTGGACCGGTTGCGCCGCCTGCCCGACCCGCGCCGCCTGCGGGGCCGGCGCCACCCGCTGTCGTACGTCCTGGCCCTGGCCGCCTGCGGGGTCCTGGCCGGAGCGAAGTCCCTCACGGCAATCGAGGGGCCGGACAGCGGGCCCTCCCTGGACCAAAGATCCGCCCCAGCCACAGCAGCGTCCTTCGCGACAGCGACGCTCTTGGACCAGACACGGCGCACCACCGAACGCCATTCAGCCCGATACCAATGCGCCGTATGA
- a CDS encoding response regulator — translation MTRVLVVDDQFLIRAGLVGLLDAAAGFEVAGEAGDGEEAVRLAAKTRPDVILMDIRMPGMNGIQATKRIIADAAGPAPRVLILTTFDLDEYVYGALRAGASGFLLKDSGPERLLAAVAAVGGGDALFAPSVTRRLVEAYVPQNRSTPDAQSLPDLHTLTPREVDVLKLTARGLSNPEIADQLSISEATVKTHLNRTMTKLDLNSRAQAVVIAYETGLVTPGG, via the coding sequence ATGACCAGAGTCCTCGTCGTCGACGATCAGTTCCTCATCCGCGCTGGCCTCGTCGGCCTGCTCGACGCCGCGGCAGGCTTCGAGGTCGCCGGCGAGGCGGGGGACGGCGAGGAGGCGGTGCGGCTGGCCGCCAAAACGCGCCCCGACGTGATCCTTATGGACATCCGCATGCCCGGCATGAACGGCATCCAGGCCACCAAGCGCATCATCGCGGACGCGGCCGGCCCCGCGCCCAGGGTGCTGATCCTGACCACCTTCGACCTCGACGAATACGTCTACGGAGCATTGCGCGCCGGCGCGTCCGGCTTTCTGCTCAAGGACTCCGGCCCCGAGCGGCTGCTTGCCGCGGTGGCCGCGGTCGGGGGCGGCGACGCACTCTTCGCCCCCAGCGTGACCCGGCGGCTCGTCGAGGCATACGTTCCACAGAACCGATCCACGCCCGACGCGCAAAGCCTGCCGGACCTCCACACGTTGACCCCCCGCGAGGTCGACGTCCTCAAACTCACCGCACGCGGCCTGTCCAACCCGGAGATCGCCGACCAGCTCTCCATCAGCGAGGCGACGGTCAAGACCCACCTCAACCGCACCATGACCAAGCTCGACCTGAACAGCCGGGCCCAGGCGGTAGTGATCGCCTATGAGACAGGGCTAGTGACACCGGGAGGGTAG
- a CDS encoding sensor histidine kinase, which produces MCMRTPRPLFVDTLIALAMVWVAFRLGQASVARGWPELDARAYGLLALAHLPVALRRRAPLTVFAVVQLAGVAYISLAYWPVASALGSMLVLYTVASLYPTRIAVGCAAVMTAKWLYAGVISDNLSMTLVVSQALLFSLVLVWSGTLARRSRELARQLRAELAERARREVTAERGRIARELHDVVAHHMSVISVQAGLARFVLDSDTVTARGALGTIEDTSAEALEELRRILHVLREHDLGGAESAAPMPTLARLGDLLERIRAGGIPVELSIQGTVRPLAPGVELCAYRVVQEALTNVLKHTQHADAQVRLHYRQHELTVIVTDNGTGNKDGLNPARVPAGTGHGLIGMRERAKLYGGTISVGPHAEGGFAVRLTLPTSTTGTRWGDERRR; this is translated from the coding sequence ATGTGCATGCGTACACCCCGCCCGCTGTTCGTCGACACGTTGATCGCGCTCGCCATGGTCTGGGTGGCCTTCCGGCTGGGTCAGGCGTCGGTGGCGCGAGGTTGGCCGGAACTCGATGCGCGGGCCTATGGGCTGCTCGCTCTGGCGCATCTGCCCGTCGCTCTGCGGCGCAGGGCACCGCTCACGGTCTTCGCCGTCGTGCAGTTGGCCGGCGTCGCCTACATCAGCCTGGCGTACTGGCCGGTGGCGTCCGCGTTGGGCTCGATGCTCGTCCTGTACACGGTGGCGTCGTTGTACCCGACTCGGATTGCCGTCGGCTGTGCGGCCGTGATGACCGCCAAGTGGCTGTACGCCGGTGTGATCAGCGACAACCTGTCCATGACGCTGGTGGTGAGCCAGGCCCTGCTGTTCAGCTTGGTGCTGGTGTGGTCCGGCACTCTGGCCCGCCGCTCCCGCGAACTCGCCCGGCAGCTGCGCGCCGAGCTGGCCGAGCGGGCCCGCCGTGAGGTCACCGCCGAACGCGGGCGCATAGCACGTGAGCTGCACGACGTCGTCGCCCACCACATGTCGGTAATCTCCGTGCAGGCAGGCCTGGCCCGGTTCGTCCTGGACTCCGATACCGTGACGGCCCGGGGCGCGCTCGGCACCATCGAGGACACCAGTGCCGAAGCCCTGGAGGAACTGCGGCGCATCCTGCACGTCCTGCGGGAACACGATCTGGGCGGCGCCGAGTCAGCCGCGCCCATGCCCACCCTCGCCCGCCTCGGCGACCTGCTCGAACGTATCCGGGCCGGAGGCATCCCGGTCGAGTTAAGCATCCAGGGCACCGTGCGCCCGCTCGCCCCGGGCGTCGAATTGTGCGCGTACCGCGTCGTCCAGGAGGCCTTGACCAACGTCCTCAAACACACTCAGCACGCCGACGCGCAGGTGCGACTGCACTACCGGCAGCATGAACTGACCGTCATCGTCACGGACAACGGAACGGGCAACAAAGACGGGCTGAATCCGGCCAGAGTCCCGGCAGGCACCGGACACGGCTTGATTGGCATGCGGGAGCGGGCCAAGCTCTACGGCGGGACGATCAGCGTCGGCCCACACGCCGAGGGGGGTTTCGCGGTCCGCCTGACCCTGCCGACGTCGACAACCGGCACACGGTGGGGAGACGAGCGTAGGAGATGA
- a CDS encoding DUF2690 domain-containing protein has product MIIRKRFALATAALTLGSGLAILPATGASAAAYDGQSPVTSGCANSAITARAENIYVDGEKIGKIELRYSTSCRTAWGRVTAYYLAGNGQAHVVRISDKKSYYCDNTDWSDVLNGFTCYTAMVNDAGVTSLAWGQVDDFDTGETGYGFTESY; this is encoded by the coding sequence ATGATCATCCGTAAGCGCTTCGCCTTGGCTACGGCCGCCCTCACCCTGGGCAGCGGGCTCGCCATCCTGCCAGCGACAGGGGCGTCGGCCGCGGCCTACGACGGGCAGAGCCCGGTGACGTCAGGGTGTGCCAACAGCGCCATCACAGCGCGCGCGGAGAACATCTACGTGGACGGCGAGAAGATCGGGAAGATCGAACTCCGGTACAGCACCAGCTGCCGGACTGCCTGGGGGCGCGTCACGGCGTACTACCTTGCGGGCAATGGGCAAGCGCACGTGGTCCGCATCTCCGACAAAAAGTCCTACTACTGTGACAACACGGACTGGAGCGACGTCCTGAACGGATTCACCTGTTACACCGCGATGGTCAACGACGCCGGTGTGACTTCGCTTGCCTGGGGTCAAGTAGATGACTTTGACACCGGTGAAACTGGGTACGGCTTCACCGAGAGTTACTGA
- a CDS encoding ISL3 family transposase: MFPAVAGRTVDDVLIPGINVRVEGVSHCSDILPVEAVSTARPGRCPDCQKQARRVHSMYQRTLNERPLGPRRVIVRLRVRRYFCDRKCCSRKTFVEQVPGLSERHRRSRTGLTGWLRSIAIELGGRPAARLCRRLRLTAGRTQLLRLLRAPMVSARAPRVLGVDEFAFRKGCTYGTVLVDVEAGRVVDVLPDRTSETFAAWLTKHPGAEIICRDRATAYIKAVKEAAPDAVEVADRWHLLQNLSAAVEKTCHQHRDCLRKRAEEETVTEVPEAAPMLLSPAELPRTQTIERTRHRYEGIHHLLEKRWTISAIARRLNLDRKTVRRFRDTDLDQLLVSARDRRPNGVLEPFKAYLDTSFIEAQGQVSGTRLFMEIQARGYRGSRQVVRKHLAALRAGTAGPVRADMLSPRKITSWIMRPRDTLTKSQDERLLQVRLACPDITRACDLARAFADLVRHRRGYLLLEWIRQAEQDAPKPMKGFAGFLRQDLDAVTAGLTLPWSSGAVEGNVNRVKTLKRAMYGRASFELLRTRILTQS, translated from the coding sequence GTGTTTCCTGCCGTGGCGGGCAGGACGGTCGATGATGTGCTGATTCCCGGGATCAATGTGCGGGTGGAGGGGGTGAGTCACTGCTCCGACATCCTGCCGGTGGAAGCGGTGTCGACGGCTCGTCCGGGCCGCTGTCCGGACTGCCAGAAGCAGGCGCGACGTGTACACAGCATGTATCAACGTACCTTGAATGAGCGGCCGTTGGGCCCTCGCCGGGTCATAGTCCGGCTGCGGGTGCGCCGGTACTTCTGCGACCGGAAGTGCTGTTCCCGCAAGACGTTCGTTGAGCAGGTGCCGGGCCTGTCCGAGCGGCACCGCCGCTCCAGAACCGGGCTGACGGGCTGGCTGAGGTCGATCGCGATCGAGCTTGGCGGTCGCCCTGCCGCTCGGCTGTGCCGCCGACTGCGGCTGACCGCGGGCCGGACTCAGCTGCTCAGGCTGCTGAGGGCGCCGATGGTGTCGGCCCGTGCACCGCGGGTGCTGGGGGTGGACGAGTTCGCCTTCCGCAAGGGCTGCACCTATGGCACCGTGCTGGTCGACGTCGAGGCCGGCCGGGTCGTGGACGTGTTGCCCGACCGCACCTCCGAGACGTTCGCGGCCTGGCTGACCAAGCACCCTGGAGCCGAGATCATCTGCCGGGACCGGGCCACCGCCTACATCAAGGCGGTCAAAGAAGCTGCCCCCGACGCCGTCGAAGTCGCCGATCGTTGGCATTTACTTCAGAACCTGTCCGCCGCGGTGGAGAAGACCTGCCACCAGCACCGCGACTGCCTGCGTAAACGCGCTGAGGAGGAGACAGTGACCGAAGTGCCCGAGGCAGCACCGATGCTGTTATCGCCCGCGGAGCTGCCACGCACCCAGACCATCGAGCGCACCCGTCACCGCTACGAGGGCATCCACCACCTGCTGGAGAAACGCTGGACAATCAGCGCGATCGCCCGCCGGCTGAACCTCGACCGCAAGACCGTCCGCCGCTTCCGCGACACCGACCTCGACCAATTGCTCGTCTCGGCGCGCGACCGCCGTCCCAACGGCGTCCTGGAGCCGTTCAAAGCGTACCTGGACACCAGCTTCATCGAAGCGCAAGGCCAGGTCAGCGGCACCCGGCTGTTCATGGAGATCCAGGCTCGCGGCTATCGGGGCAGCCGCCAGGTCGTCCGCAAACACCTCGCTGCCCTGCGGGCGGGCACGGCCGGACCGGTCCGGGCCGACATGCTCAGCCCTCGCAAGATCACCTCCTGGATCATGCGGCCCCGCGACACGCTCACCAAGAGCCAGGACGAGCGGCTGCTTCAGGTCCGGCTCGCCTGCCCGGACATCACCCGGGCCTGCGACCTCGCCCGAGCCTTCGCCGATCTGGTCCGTCACCGGCGCGGATACCTGCTGCTGGAGTGGATCCGCCAGGCCGAGCAGGACGCCCCGAAACCGATGAAGGGCTTCGCCGGCTTCCTCCGCCAGGACCTCGATGCCGTCACCGCCGGACTCACGCTGCCGTGGAGTTCCGGTGCTGTCGAAGGGAACGTGAACCGGGTCAAAACACTCAAGAGAGCAATGTATGGCCGAGCCTCGTTCGAACTCTTGCGAACCCGCATCCTCACCCAGTCATGA